One part of the Streptomyces lienomycini genome encodes these proteins:
- a CDS encoding nuclease-related domain-containing protein: protein MHRLRVVPARRHGRERLYVCLPDGANVAWYDREAARVNLLRDDREDEVLEALAPFLTGPVAVGPPPVPTPAELARLTLHPDDDLAPNRPGEALLVAVERAPGPAHRLRPDPRRRALAAEQATGEALDRLDGAGWRTLHSVPLPGGDRVHHLLIGPGGLFALHVLPARRQRVRVADPLVAVGRRAPHPLLHRVRAAADRASHALTAEVRPVLVLVGPAHLSVAAAPRALRVLTDRELPGLAGPGGVLKPADVEALHAVARDRATWKRV from the coding sequence ATGCACCGACTGCGCGTCGTACCGGCCCGGCGCCACGGCCGGGAACGGCTCTACGTCTGCCTTCCGGACGGCGCGAACGTCGCCTGGTACGACCGTGAGGCGGCCCGCGTCAACCTGCTGCGCGACGACCGCGAGGACGAGGTCCTCGAAGCCCTGGCACCCTTCCTCACCGGCCCGGTCGCGGTCGGCCCGCCCCCGGTCCCGACCCCGGCCGAGCTGGCCCGGCTCACCCTCCACCCCGACGACGACCTCGCCCCCAACCGGCCCGGCGAGGCGCTCCTGGTCGCCGTGGAGCGCGCACCCGGACCCGCGCACCGGCTGCGCCCCGACCCGCGCCGCCGGGCACTGGCCGCCGAGCAGGCCACGGGCGAGGCCCTCGACCGCCTCGACGGCGCCGGATGGCGCACCCTGCACTCCGTCCCGCTGCCGGGCGGCGACCGCGTCCACCATCTGCTGATCGGCCCCGGCGGCCTCTTCGCCCTGCACGTCCTGCCCGCCCGCAGGCAGCGGGTGCGCGTCGCCGACCCCCTGGTCGCGGTGGGCCGCCGTGCACCGCACCCCCTGCTGCACCGGGTCCGCGCCGCCGCGGACCGCGCCTCCCACGCCCTGACCGCCGAGGTCCGCCCCGTCCTCGTCCTCGTCGGCCCCGCGCACCTGAGCGTCGCCGCCGCGCCCCGGGCCCTGCGCGTCCTCACCGACCGGGAACTGCCGGGCCTCGCCGGCCCGGGCGGCGTGCTCAAACCGGCGGACGTCGAGGCCCTGCACGCCGTGGCCCGGGACCGGGCGACCTGGAAGCGCGTCTGA
- the ligD gene encoding non-homologous end-joining DNA ligase, producing the protein MAPITEVEGRRVALSNLDKVLYPEDGFTKGELLHYYATTAQVLLPHLRDRPVSFLRYPDGPDGQLFFTKNVPPGTPDWVTTAEVPRSEGPARMVLVQDLATLMWAANLVTEFHTHQWTADDPGEADRLVFDLDPGPPATVVQCCEVALWLRERLAADGIEAYAKTSGAKGLHLLAGVRGASSERVSEYAKALAVEAERALPELVVHRMTRSLRPGKVFVDWSQNAARKTTAAPYTVRARSVPAVSTPVTWDEVAGCGRAEQFVFRAADAGARVRNHGDLLAPLFDRRRAAALP; encoded by the coding sequence ATGGCGCCTATCACTGAGGTGGAGGGGCGGCGGGTGGCCCTCAGCAACCTGGACAAGGTGCTGTATCCCGAGGACGGCTTCACCAAGGGCGAGCTGCTGCACTACTACGCGACGACCGCGCAGGTGCTGCTGCCGCATCTGCGGGACCGCCCCGTCTCCTTCCTGCGGTATCCGGACGGTCCGGACGGCCAGCTGTTCTTCACCAAGAACGTGCCGCCCGGTACGCCCGACTGGGTCACCACCGCCGAGGTGCCGCGCTCGGAGGGGCCCGCCCGCATGGTGCTCGTGCAGGACCTGGCGACTCTGATGTGGGCGGCGAACCTGGTGACCGAGTTCCACACGCACCAGTGGACCGCGGACGATCCCGGCGAGGCCGACCGGCTGGTGTTCGACCTGGACCCGGGGCCGCCCGCGACCGTGGTGCAGTGCTGCGAGGTCGCGCTGTGGCTGCGGGAGCGGCTGGCGGCGGACGGGATCGAGGCGTACGCCAAGACGTCCGGGGCCAAGGGGCTGCATCTGCTGGCGGGCGTGCGGGGAGCGTCGTCCGAGCGGGTGTCGGAGTACGCGAAGGCGCTCGCGGTGGAGGCGGAGCGGGCGCTGCCGGAGCTGGTGGTGCACCGGATGACGCGCAGCCTGCGGCCGGGGAAGGTGTTCGTGGACTGGAGCCAGAACGCCGCGCGCAAGACCACGGCCGCTCCGTACACCGTGCGGGCCCGGTCGGTGCCGGCGGTCTCCACCCCGGTGACGTGGGACGAGGTGGCCGGGTGCGGGCGGGCGGAGCAGTTCGTCTTCCGGGCGGCGGACGCCGGGGCGCGGGTGCGGAACCACGGCGACCTGCTGGCGCCGCTGTTCGACCGGCGGCGGGCGGCGGCGCTGCCCTGA
- the ku gene encoding non-homologous end joining protein Ku — MRSIWNGAISFGLVSIPIKLVNATENHSVSFRQIHTEDGGRIRYRKVCELEDREVSQAEIGKAYEDADGSMIPITDEDLSQLPIPTARTIEIVAFVPEERIDPLQMGSAYYLAVSGAPAAKPYTLLREALKRSNRVAIAKYALRGRERLGMLRVVGDAIAMHGLLWPDEVRTPEGVAPDAGVTVRDQELDLADALMDTLGEIDLEDLHDEYREAVEEVVAAKASGETPPEARREAAPGKVLDLMAALESSVRAARESRDDDEGPGPAEEAEVRSLPRRGTTSRRTPKETGGKKSTSTAAKKTAAGRAEPKKSTAKSAKSAKSAKSVKSAAPAKKTAARGAAATARKAAGRSAAKATAGSADKGTAKKTASRRRSA, encoded by the coding sequence GTGCGATCCATCTGGAACGGCGCCATCTCCTTCGGTCTGGTCAGCATCCCGATCAAGCTGGTGAACGCGACCGAGAACCACTCGGTCTCCTTCCGCCAGATCCACACCGAGGACGGCGGCCGGATCCGCTACCGCAAGGTGTGCGAGCTGGAGGACCGCGAGGTCTCCCAGGCCGAGATCGGCAAGGCCTACGAGGACGCCGACGGCTCGATGATCCCGATCACCGACGAGGACCTGTCCCAGCTGCCGATCCCCACGGCCCGCACGATCGAGATCGTGGCCTTCGTGCCCGAGGAGCGCATCGACCCGCTCCAGATGGGCTCGGCCTACTACCTCGCGGTGAGCGGCGCCCCCGCCGCCAAGCCGTACACCCTGCTGCGCGAGGCGCTCAAGCGCAGCAACCGGGTCGCCATCGCCAAGTACGCGCTGCGCGGCCGGGAACGCCTCGGCATGCTCCGGGTCGTCGGCGACGCCATCGCGATGCACGGGCTGCTGTGGCCGGACGAGGTGCGCACCCCCGAGGGGGTCGCCCCGGACGCCGGTGTCACCGTGCGCGACCAGGAACTGGACCTCGCGGACGCCCTCATGGACACGCTCGGCGAGATCGACCTCGAGGACCTGCACGACGAGTACCGGGAGGCCGTCGAGGAGGTCGTCGCCGCCAAGGCGTCCGGCGAGACGCCCCCCGAGGCCCGCCGGGAGGCGGCGCCCGGGAAGGTGCTGGACCTGATGGCGGCCCTGGAGAGCAGCGTGCGGGCGGCGCGGGAGTCCCGGGACGACGACGAGGGGCCGGGACCGGCCGAGGAGGCCGAGGTCCGCTCCCTGCCGCGACGCGGGACCACCTCCCGGCGGACCCCCAAGGAGACCGGCGGCAAGAAGTCGACGTCGACGGCCGCGAAGAAGACGGCGGCGGGGAGGGCGGAGCCGAAGAAGTCGACGGCGAAGTCAGCGAAGTCCGCGAAGTCAGCGAAGTCCGTGAAGTCCGCCGCGCCCGCGAAGAAGACGGCGGCCAGGGGCGCGGCCGCCACCGCCAGGAAGGCCGCGGGCCGGAGCGCGGCCAAGGCGACCGCCGGGAGCGCGGACAAGGGCACCGCCAAGAAGACGGCCTCCCGCAGGCGCAGTGCCTGA
- a CDS encoding ABC transporter ATP-binding protein → MPTDPAPVPSDPPVRPAPPAPDPPGASPAPVLRARGLHKAYGRHRVLRGADLTVAPGHLVAVVGENGAGKSTLLKALAGTLALDRGEVSLAGTLGYCPQDPVLSGSLTVEQHLRYFAAAHRLPGPGRGRELVRALGYERYERTPAGELSGGTRQKLNLTLALLHDPDVLLLDEPYQGFDWETYLRFWDLVEELRTRGKAVVVITHLVFEQDRFDLLADLADGRLTARAAAGREHRRVDA, encoded by the coding sequence ATGCCGACCGACCCCGCACCCGTACCGTCCGACCCACCCGTACGCCCCGCGCCACCCGCACCCGACCCGCCCGGGGCCTCCCCCGCTCCCGTGCTCCGCGCCCGCGGCCTGCACAAGGCGTACGGCCGCCACCGCGTCCTGCGCGGCGCCGACCTCACCGTCGCCCCCGGGCACCTGGTCGCCGTCGTCGGTGAGAACGGCGCCGGCAAGTCCACCCTGCTCAAGGCGCTGGCCGGCACCCTGGCCCTCGACCGCGGCGAGGTCTCCCTGGCCGGGACGCTCGGCTACTGCCCGCAGGACCCGGTGCTGAGCGGGAGCCTGACCGTCGAGCAGCACCTGCGCTACTTCGCCGCGGCGCACCGCCTGCCGGGCCCCGGACGGGGCCGGGAACTGGTCCGCGCCCTGGGCTACGAACGCTACGAGCGCACCCCCGCCGGCGAGCTGTCCGGCGGAACCCGGCAGAAGCTCAACCTCACCCTCGCCCTGCTGCACGACCCCGACGTGCTGCTCCTCGACGAGCCGTACCAGGGCTTCGACTGGGAGACCTACCTGCGCTTCTGGGATCTGGTCGAGGAGCTGCGCACCCGCGGCAAGGCCGTCGTGGTCATCACCCATCTCGTCTTCGAGCAGGACCGTTTCGACCTGCTGGCCGACCTGGCCGACGGCCGCCTCACCGCACGCGCGGCGGCCGGGAGGGAGCACCGCCGTGTCGACGCCTAG
- a CDS encoding TetR/AcrR family transcriptional regulator → MRSIPEDRTTRALIRDEALGLFAAHGPDSVTVRRIAAAAGVSPGLVVHHFGSKDGLRQEVDQYVVAVFEAMLGELTGEGSAEAFDSDASAASLSAAFTRHLPAGSPLPGYLRRLLLSDTDAGRLLFRRLYEVSRTALDGLSAAGLAAPGRDPEARAAVLLANDLAVFLLRDRIGEVLGTDPLSADGMARWAPEVLGIYTGGLNAPPPPEAPAGT, encoded by the coding sequence ATGCGTTCAATCCCGGAGGATCGGACGACCCGGGCCCTCATCCGCGACGAGGCGCTCGGTCTGTTCGCGGCCCACGGCCCGGACTCGGTGACCGTGCGGCGGATCGCGGCGGCGGCCGGTGTCTCGCCCGGCCTCGTGGTGCACCACTTCGGTTCGAAGGACGGGCTGCGCCAGGAGGTCGACCAGTACGTCGTGGCCGTCTTCGAGGCCATGCTCGGCGAACTGACCGGCGAGGGGAGCGCGGAGGCGTTCGACTCCGACGCCTCGGCGGCGTCCCTGAGCGCGGCGTTCACCCGCCACCTCCCGGCCGGCTCCCCCCTGCCCGGCTACCTGCGCCGCCTGCTGCTGAGCGACACGGACGCCGGACGGCTGCTGTTCCGCCGCCTGTACGAGGTGAGCCGCACCGCCCTGGACGGACTGTCGGCGGCCGGTCTCGCCGCACCGGGCCGGGACCCCGAGGCCCGCGCCGCCGTACTGCTCGCCAACGACCTGGCCGTGTTCCTGCTGCGCGACCGCATCGGCGAGGTCCTGGGCACCGACCCCCTGTCGGCCGACGGCATGGCCCGCTGGGCCCCCGAGGTGCTCGGCATCTACACGGGCGGGCTGAACGCACCGCCTCCCCCGGAGGCACCCGCCGGGACGTGA
- a CDS encoding DUF4142 domain-containing protein, with the protein MRLSRSRIGVVVLFGAMTLTLTALAFPAVLGLDKTDGNQNRVVASTKFGPLTEADRDFVVKVRAAGLWEYPLGEMVMRRGTTKAMKTAGEHLVVGHAGLDAMCREISPELGITLPNRASPQQEGFVASVDARTGGDFDSAAVNIMRVTHGQIFPAIARIRASTKNTLVRQLADLANDTVLDHITVLERTGLVRYDEVTFRQTGPAKLPREKVTPPPPQPGERVLVLRPRPDLDVNTASPTPTPSPVAP; encoded by the coding sequence ATGCGCCTGTCCCGCAGCAGGATCGGAGTCGTCGTCCTGTTCGGCGCGATGACCCTGACCCTGACCGCGTTGGCCTTCCCGGCCGTGCTCGGTCTGGACAAGACCGACGGCAACCAGAACCGGGTGGTGGCCAGTACGAAGTTCGGGCCGCTCACCGAGGCCGACCGCGACTTCGTGGTCAAGGTCCGCGCCGCCGGGCTGTGGGAGTACCCGCTGGGCGAGATGGTGATGAGGCGCGGTACGACGAAGGCCATGAAGACGGCCGGTGAGCACCTGGTCGTCGGGCACGCCGGTCTTGACGCGATGTGCCGCGAGATCTCACCCGAGTTGGGCATCACGCTGCCCAACCGGGCGTCCCCGCAGCAGGAGGGCTTCGTGGCGTCGGTGGACGCCAGGACCGGCGGGGACTTCGACTCGGCGGCGGTCAACATCATGCGGGTGACCCACGGCCAGATCTTCCCGGCCATCGCCAGGATCCGGGCCTCCACCAAGAACACCCTCGTGCGGCAGTTGGCCGACCTGGCCAACGACACGGTCCTGGACCACATCACGGTGCTGGAGAGGACCGGGCTGGTGCGGTACGACGAGGTCACGTTCAGGCAGACCGGCCCCGCGAAGCTGCCCCGGGAGAAGGTCACCCCGCCCCCGCCGCAGCCGGGAGAGCGGGTGCTGGTGCTCAGGCCGCGTCCGGACCTGGACGTGAACACCGCCTCGCCGACGCCCACTCCGTCCCCGGTGGCCCCCTGA
- a CDS encoding PPOX class F420-dependent oxidoreductase, whose translation MTTTPRFDPHALLAAGRLGVLATIKSDGRPQLSPVMPAYDREAGVVRISTREGLAKTANLRRDPRAALEVTAPDGRSWATAEGVATLTGPGTDPHGPEVEALVEYYRAVAGEHPDWDEYRSTMVADRRVLLTLAVERVYGADIG comes from the coding sequence ATGACCACCACACCGCGCTTCGACCCGCACGCCCTGCTGGCCGCCGGCCGGCTCGGCGTCCTCGCGACGATCAAGTCGGACGGCCGTCCGCAGCTCTCGCCCGTGATGCCCGCCTACGACCGGGAGGCCGGCGTCGTCCGGATCTCGACCCGCGAGGGGCTGGCCAAGACGGCGAACCTGCGCCGGGACCCGCGGGCCGCGCTGGAGGTGACCGCCCCGGACGGCAGGTCCTGGGCCACCGCCGAGGGGGTCGCCACCCTCACCGGGCCGGGCACCGATCCGCACGGTCCGGAGGTCGAGGCCCTGGTGGAGTACTACCGGGCCGTCGCCGGTGAGCACCCGGACTGGGACGAGTACCGGTCGACGATGGTGGCCGACCGCCGGGTGCTGCTCACTCTCGCGGTCGAGCGCGTGTACGGCGCCGACATCGGCTGA